The following proteins come from a genomic window of Lolium rigidum isolate FL_2022 chromosome 5, APGP_CSIRO_Lrig_0.1, whole genome shotgun sequence:
- the LOC124652127 gene encoding uncharacterized protein LOC124652127 isoform X1, with amino-acid sequence MWRRSDAGGATPAMAIGGRSSRGSGSSTSTATAAGQGRRTRPNLENDRWREHAPSHDPRRCSNHCFGCCCWSIYLTGPLQFQPMKTFTAKSKNKEKEKSEKEASLQVEQGGQSTDLAFILLKLQVIVIINSVPSFNMLSWSSYWAWYSSLFRI; translated from the exons ATGTGGCGGCGGTCTGATGCGGGAGGTGCTACGCCTGCCATGGCCATTGGCGGACGGAGCTCTAGAGGCAGCGGTAGCTCGacatcgacggcgacggcggccggaCAG ggaAGAAGGACGCGACCGAACCTAGAGAACGACCGGTGGAGAGAACATGCTCCATCCCATGACCCGCGCCGCTGCTCCAACCACTGcttcggctgctgctgctggtccATCTACTTGACCGGGCCGCTGCAGTTCCAACCCATGAAAACAT TTACGGCGAAGTCAAAGAATAAGGAGAAAGAAAAATCAGAGAAGGAGGCATCATTGCAG GTGGAGCAAGGAGGACAATCAACAGATCTAGCATTTATTTTGCTCAAGCTACAGGTTATTGTTATAATAAACAGTGTGCCTTCATTCAACATGCTATCATGGAGCTCTTATTGGGCATGGTACAGTAGCCTATTTCGCATTTAG
- the LOC124652127 gene encoding uncharacterized protein LOC124652127 isoform X2, which translates to MWRRSDAGGATPAMAIGGRSSRGSGSSTSTATAAGQGRRTRPNLENDRWREHAPSHDPRRCSNHCFGCCCWSIYLTGPLQFQPMKTFTAKSKNKEKEKSEKEASLQVEQGGQSTDLAFILLKLQVIVIINSVPSFNMLSWSSYWACCN; encoded by the exons ATGTGGCGGCGGTCTGATGCGGGAGGTGCTACGCCTGCCATGGCCATTGGCGGACGGAGCTCTAGAGGCAGCGGTAGCTCGacatcgacggcgacggcggccggaCAG ggaAGAAGGACGCGACCGAACCTAGAGAACGACCGGTGGAGAGAACATGCTCCATCCCATGACCCGCGCCGCTGCTCCAACCACTGcttcggctgctgctgctggtccATCTACTTGACCGGGCCGCTGCAGTTCCAACCCATGAAAACAT TTACGGCGAAGTCAAAGAATAAGGAGAAAGAAAAATCAGAGAAGGAGGCATCATTGCAG GTGGAGCAAGGAGGACAATCAACAGATCTAGCATTTATTTTGCTCAAGCTACAGGTTATTGTTATAATAAACAGTGTGCCTTCATTCAACATGCTATCATGGAGCTCTTATTGGGCATG TTGCAACTAG